Proteins from a genomic interval of Candidatus Zixiibacteriota bacterium:
- a CDS encoding DUF523 and DUF1722 domain-containing protein, translating into MNTVDSGRRFFSRPRVVVSKCLGFDAVRYNGAIIPCEFVDRLRGTVDFFPVCPEMEIGLGTPRDPIHIARRGNKDILIQPATGRELTESMNRFSEKFLSSLTAVDGFILKSRSPSCGIKEVKIHSDKEKSPAVGKGPGFFGGKVLESYPGLAIEDEGRLLNLKIREHFLTRIFAFAAFREIRKSGSMGQLVQFQAQNKLLLMSYSQKEMRLLGKIVANHEKQPFEKVATEYALHLQMALLKPSRDSNNINTLMHALGYFSKKVPPREKKYFLGMLEKYRNKRVMLPVPVGILRGWVYRFEEPYLMGQTFFEPYPEELVEIFDSGRGREIG; encoded by the coding sequence ATGAATACGGTTGACTCCGGCCGACGTTTCTTCAGCCGGCCCCGGGTGGTCGTCTCCAAATGCCTCGGCTTTGATGCGGTACGGTACAACGGCGCCATCATCCCCTGCGAGTTTGTCGATAGACTGCGGGGAACGGTTGACTTTTTTCCAGTCTGCCCCGAGATGGAGATCGGCCTTGGCACACCGCGCGACCCCATCCATATCGCTCGTCGCGGAAACAAAGATATCCTGATTCAACCGGCGACCGGACGAGAATTGACCGAATCAATGAATCGCTTTTCCGAGAAATTTCTGAGTAGCCTCACCGCTGTCGATGGTTTTATTCTCAAGAGTCGCTCCCCATCGTGCGGCATAAAAGAGGTCAAAATTCATTCGGACAAAGAAAAGTCGCCCGCGGTTGGCAAAGGTCCGGGGTTCTTCGGAGGTAAAGTTCTTGAATCGTACCCCGGGCTGGCCATTGAAGATGAAGGGCGCCTCTTGAATCTCAAAATTCGCGAGCATTTCTTAACGAGAATCTTCGCTTTCGCGGCATTTCGAGAAATCCGGAAATCCGGTTCAATGGGGCAGCTGGTTCAGTTTCAGGCACAGAATAAACTTCTCCTAATGTCATACAGCCAGAAAGAGATGCGCCTGCTGGGGAAGATTGTCGCCAATCATGAGAAGCAACCATTCGAGAAGGTGGCGACAGAATATGCCTTGCATCTGCAGATGGCTCTTCTAAAACCATCACGAGACAGTAATAACATAAATACCCTCATGCATGCTCTGGGGTACTTTTCCAAGAAAGTTCCTCCCAGAGAGAAAAAATATTTTCTGGGGATGCTGGAGAAGTATCGCAACAAGAGAGTGATGCTGCCAGTGCCGGTCGGCATCTTACGGGGCTGGGTTTATCGCTTTGAAGAACCGTACTTGATGGGACAGACTTTTTTTGAGCCGTATCCGGAGGAACTGGTGGAGATTTTCGACAGCGGGCGGGGACGGGAAATCGGCTAA
- a CDS encoding prolyl oligopeptidase family serine peptidase → MSKSVLFFTATLMLFAVATVQAQSSARVEALLKEVDTWVTSDTNKIMAFIDSTNAVTAQMLESSPYWEATMRDLSFLLGIDLISTPQVDNTGRLYFQMRLTGESEALFYIDRPMGWPIQITPNGWADEGLTISYYAVHPSGDFILVGVNKHGDEMHDIWRFTRDGKFKPLLEDRRVRFTGVIFDEDNPDCFYLNIDNRKEMRIGRFTISTGRLDTLYTEPGAFYPTDYYKGKITFVRWFSFSQGQLAMFDVATGKVTDLSDTSLFWAAGLTADGKVLTLTSAMSSEDEFMKFCLVDPAKPKKFSLVYDPKRHTDEFSFIRKTGTIIASLNKDGYSELVGFDLSGKPVTVPVSEIGVISDLSGNEVGDFVFGFSSPKVAPTAFKFRAGDSKLENLGKVSTFGYNFADTRVEVIRYKSADGTMIPSLIYFPANIKKDGNNPAIVSYHGGPPSQSRPHFQRNIAFALSKGFIMMFPNVRGSTGYGPAYERADNMEGRLVALKDAEAAIDYLISEGYSRPEKIAIWGGSYGGYTVNWLGTQCPEKFACIVSEVGVSDPKHTVKNSSQVFMRGWEKEYGPMESELVRKISPIFYAENLSKPIYLTGGYNDPRVPPSDPRRFAYVLSKLGKPVWYFEDREQGHGGNMKAQIVRDLASSYVFTMMHVM, encoded by the coding sequence ATGAGTAAATCGGTACTATTTTTCACCGCAACATTAATGCTGTTTGCTGTCGCGACAGTTCAGGCGCAGTCGTCTGCCAGGGTGGAAGCGCTCCTCAAGGAAGTCGATACCTGGGTCACTTCTGATACCAATAAAATAATGGCGTTCATCGACAGCACCAATGCCGTAACGGCGCAGATGCTGGAATCGTCCCCATACTGGGAAGCGACCATGCGCGACCTTTCTTTTCTTCTCGGAATCGACCTGATTTCTACACCCCAGGTCGATAATACGGGACGGCTCTATTTTCAGATGCGCCTTACCGGCGAGAGCGAAGCCCTTTTCTATATCGACCGCCCCATGGGCTGGCCTATTCAGATTACGCCTAACGGATGGGCTGATGAAGGGCTGACTATCAGCTACTATGCGGTGCACCCATCGGGCGATTTCATACTGGTGGGAGTAAATAAACATGGCGACGAGATGCATGATATCTGGCGTTTCACTCGCGACGGCAAATTCAAGCCGCTTCTGGAGGACCGCCGGGTTCGCTTCACCGGCGTCATTTTTGATGAAGATAATCCGGACTGTTTCTATCTCAACATCGATAACCGCAAAGAGATGCGTATCGGCCGTTTTACCATCTCGACCGGACGTCTCGACACGCTTTATACCGAACCGGGCGCGTTCTATCCAACCGACTATTACAAAGGGAAGATAACCTTTGTCCGCTGGTTCTCGTTCTCGCAGGGACAGCTGGCGATGTTTGATGTCGCGACCGGAAAAGTGACCGATCTGAGCGACACCAGCCTCTTCTGGGCGGCCGGATTGACCGCCGACGGAAAGGTCTTGACACTAACTTCGGCGATGTCGAGCGAAGATGAATTTATGAAATTCTGCCTGGTGGACCCGGCGAAGCCAAAGAAGTTCAGCCTGGTGTATGACCCCAAGCGGCATACCGACGAATTTTCTTTCATCCGCAAAACCGGGACTATCATCGCCTCCCTCAACAAGGATGGATATTCGGAATTGGTGGGGTTTGACCTTAGTGGCAAACCGGTTACGGTGCCGGTTTCGGAAATTGGGGTAATCTCCGACCTTTCCGGAAATGAAGTGGGGGATTTTGTATTTGGCTTCTCTTCGCCCAAAGTAGCGCCTACGGCCTTCAAGTTTCGCGCCGGTGACAGCAAACTGGAGAATCTCGGCAAAGTTTCTACTTTCGGATATAATTTTGCCGACACTCGGGTGGAAGTCATTCGATACAAGTCGGCCGATGGAACCATGATACCGTCACTTATCTATTTCCCCGCCAACATTAAGAAGGATGGGAACAACCCGGCGATTGTCAGTTATCATGGCGGTCCCCCCAGTCAGAGCCGACCGCACTTTCAGCGGAATATTGCCTTCGCCTTGAGCAAAGGGTTTATCATGATGTTTCCCAATGTGCGCGGCTCAACCGGATACGGTCCGGCGTATGAACGGGCCGACAATATGGAAGGACGGCTGGTAGCCTTGAAAGATGCCGAAGCGGCGATTGATTATCTTATCAGTGAAGGTTATTCCCGCCCGGAAAAAATCGCTATCTGGGGCGGTTCTTACGGCGGATATACGGTGAACTGGCTGGGGACGCAGTGTCCCGAAAAGTTCGCCTGTATCGTTTCCGAGGTGGGCGTTTCCGACCCAAAGCATACCGTTAAGAATTCGTCGCAGGTATTTATGCGGGGATGGGAAAAAGAGTACGGGCCGATGGAAAGCGAACTGGTTCGGAAAATCTCGCCGATATTCTATGCGGAGAACCTGAGCAAGCCGATATATCTGACCGGCGGTTACAATGACCCGCGCGTGCCGCCGTCTGACCCGAGACGGTTCGCCTATGTCTTGTCCAAACTGGGGAAACCGGTCTGGTATTTTGAAGACCGGGAGCAGGGGCATGGCGGCAATATGAAGGCGCAGATAGTCCGCGACCTCGCCAGTTCTTATGTCTTTACGATGATGCACGTGATGTAA
- a CDS encoding heavy metal translocating P-type ATPase has translation MEKETFKIRGMDCAEEVAILKRELAPLVGGKERLSFDILNGKLTIERSQDDQQGWDSETIRKAVAATGMQAIPWKEYCSTVTCPVEESLWERRGRTLMVTASGVSLTLGYIFQAIRERSLLGPLAGETEIGLISILLYSLTSVTGGWFIVPKAFFALRKLRPDMNLLMTIAAIGAIGIGEWFEAATVTFLFALALLLESWSVGRARRAIGALMDLSPTKARIMTSGNGRIEEVSVQEVPVGAVAVVRPGEKVPLDGIIVSGSSHINQSAITGESIPVGKVVGDEVFAGTINEDGAFEFKVTKRAEDTTLARIIHMVEEAQSRRAPSEQWVQKFARYYTPAMMGVALFIALVIPLFAGDWGKWFYEALVVLVIACPCALVISTPVSIVAGLTSAARAGVLIKGGVHLEAPAQLQAIAFDKTGTLTDGKPEVQQVVPLSGHTGEELLSRAAALEAMSEHPLAKAIMRRAENEQVSINGVANFRSVRGKGAEGDIQGRPFWIGSHRLMHERGGETPEFHQKAEELEDAGHSVVAVGNENHVCGLISISDSMRTDLKKVIDSLKASGIKRTIMLTGDNEGTARAVAEAVGIDEFRAELLPEDKVAAVEELVEKYERVAMVGDGINDAPAMARATVAIAMGAAGSDAAIETADIALMSDDLSRIPWLIKHSRRVLRTIKSNIWFALGTKAVFLALALLGLATLWMAIAADMGASLLVIANSLRLLDGKT, from the coding sequence ATGGAAAAAGAGACCTTTAAGATAAGAGGGATGGATTGCGCCGAGGAAGTTGCCATTCTCAAGAGAGAACTGGCTCCTCTGGTAGGGGGCAAAGAACGCCTCTCGTTCGATATTCTAAACGGCAAATTGACTATCGAGCGGTCTCAGGATGACCAGCAAGGCTGGGACAGCGAGACTATCCGCAAGGCGGTCGCCGCCACCGGAATGCAGGCGATTCCCTGGAAAGAGTATTGCTCGACGGTGACCTGTCCGGTCGAGGAAAGCCTGTGGGAGCGTCGGGGACGAACTCTGATGGTAACCGCCAGCGGGGTATCGCTGACGCTGGGGTATATATTTCAGGCGATTCGGGAACGGAGCCTGCTTGGTCCCTTAGCCGGCGAAACTGAAATCGGACTGATATCGATTTTACTCTATTCACTGACATCGGTAACCGGGGGATGGTTTATAGTGCCTAAGGCGTTCTTTGCGCTCAGGAAATTGCGGCCTGATATGAATCTCCTGATGACAATAGCGGCAATCGGCGCTATCGGCATCGGTGAGTGGTTTGAAGCGGCGACGGTAACTTTTCTTTTTGCGCTGGCGCTTCTTCTGGAATCCTGGAGTGTCGGACGGGCGCGCCGGGCAATTGGCGCCCTGATGGACCTTTCCCCGACCAAAGCGCGCATTATGACTTCAGGAAACGGACGAATTGAAGAAGTGTCGGTGCAGGAGGTTCCGGTCGGCGCCGTAGCGGTGGTTCGTCCCGGCGAAAAAGTGCCGCTCGACGGCATTATAGTCAGCGGGAGCAGCCATATCAATCAGTCCGCAATAACCGGGGAATCGATTCCGGTCGGCAAGGTTGTTGGCGATGAGGTTTTTGCCGGCACGATAAATGAAGACGGGGCGTTTGAATTTAAAGTTACCAAGAGAGCCGAAGATACCACCCTGGCGCGGATAATCCATATGGTGGAGGAGGCGCAATCGCGCCGGGCGCCATCCGAACAGTGGGTGCAGAAATTCGCCCGGTATTATACCCCGGCAATGATGGGAGTCGCGCTTTTTATCGCACTTGTTATTCCGCTCTTTGCCGGCGACTGGGGGAAATGGTTCTATGAAGCGCTGGTGGTGCTGGTCATCGCCTGCCCTTGCGCGCTGGTGATATCGACGCCGGTGAGCATCGTAGCCGGACTGACGTCGGCGGCGCGGGCCGGTGTTTTAATTAAGGGGGGAGTGCATCTGGAAGCCCCGGCACAGCTGCAGGCAATCGCTTTCGATAAGACCGGGACGCTCACTGACGGCAAGCCGGAGGTGCAGCAGGTAGTGCCTCTGAGTGGACATACCGGCGAGGAGCTTCTCTCCCGGGCGGCGGCTCTGGAAGCGATGAGCGAACATCCGCTGGCGAAAGCCATTATGCGCCGGGCGGAGAATGAACAGGTCAGCATAAACGGTGTCGCCAATTTCCGGTCGGTGCGAGGAAAGGGAGCGGAAGGGGATATCCAGGGACGTCCTTTCTGGATTGGCAGTCATCGCCTGATGCATGAGCGCGGCGGGGAAACGCCGGAGTTTCATCAGAAAGCGGAAGAACTGGAGGATGCCGGGCATTCCGTAGTTGCCGTTGGCAATGAGAATCATGTCTGTGGATTGATAAGCATTTCTGACTCAATGCGAACCGATTTGAAAAAAGTAATCGATAGCCTAAAAGCCTCCGGGATAAAGCGGACAATAATGCTGACGGGGGATAACGAAGGCACCGCCCGGGCGGTGGCGGAGGCGGTGGGAATAGATGAATTTCGGGCGGAGTTGCTGCCGGAGGATAAAGTGGCGGCGGTTGAAGAGCTGGTTGAGAAGTATGAAAGGGTGGCGATGGTGGGGGATGGCATAAACGACGCGCCGGCAATGGCGCGCGCCACCGTGGCGATAGCGATGGGCGCGGCCGGAAGCGACGCCGCCATTGAGACGGCCGACATTGCTTTGATGTCGGATGACCTTTCCAGAATTCCCTGGCTGATAAAACATTCGCGGCGGGTGCTGCGGACGATAAAGAGCAATATCTGGTTCGCTCTCGGCACCAAAGCGGTTTTTCTCGCGCTGGCGCTTCTGGGACTGGCGACGCTCTGGATGGCAATTGCGGCCGATATGGGAGCGTCACTCCTGGTAATCGCCAACAGCCTTCGTCTGCTCGACGGAAAGACCTGA